Proteins from one Panicum virgatum strain AP13 chromosome 7K, P.virgatum_v5, whole genome shotgun sequence genomic window:
- the LOC120639632 gene encoding uncharacterized protein LOC120639632, translating to MTRGPRLPVQQLPREHAHLEDGPYKAQPTSSPFFFSPTLKTTPSLASSPPPLLPNPSPTQIPLPRAAAAAAAMPFTPGPYSGVSTLALVARASAFGVGVVYGSIKLSILKATKPKKEEAQAHH from the exons ATGACACGCGGGCCCCGCTTACCAGTTCAACAACTTCCCCGTGAGCACGCGCATCTCGAGGACGGCCCATATAAGGCCcagcccacctcctcccccttcttcttctcccccaCGCTGAAGACGACGCCATCCCTCGCCAGCTCGCCTCCTCCACTCCTCCCCAACCCCTCGCCGACTCAGATTCcgctgccccgcgccgccgccgccgccgccgccatgccgttCACCCCGGGCCCCTACTCCGGCGTCAGCACCCTCGCTCTC GTGGCGAGGGCGTCGGCcttcggcgtcggcgtcgtctaCGGGagcatcaagctctccatcctCAAG GCGACGAAACCTAAAAAGGAGGAAGCACAGGCTCATCACTAA